One Bacillus spongiae genomic window carries:
- a CDS encoding phage antirepressor KilAC domain-containing protein has protein sequence MNLAIKQTNIFEGTQCDILENDKNEVFMTAEQIGNALGYATPRESINKLVSRNEDLREIEFSAEVKMTSTDGKAYNTRVFTEDGIYEVTMLSKTKKAKEFRRWIRGILKSLRKGDMKLVQNLDSYQINDPIKRAEVWIKEEQERQFLIDKVSDYEPKVKYLKQITGAEDTMTITQIAKDYALTARKLNKILYEEKVQYKVGKQWVLFADYHDKGYTKSETIHIPLEDGTDKVRVNTKWTQAGREFIDQILKNREAKLA, from the coding sequence ATGAATCTAGCAATTAAACAAACTAATATTTTTGAAGGTACACAGTGTGACATTTTGGAGAACGATAAAAACGAGGTGTTTATGACAGCCGAGCAAATAGGTAATGCTCTTGGTTATGCTACACCAAGGGAATCTATTAATAAGCTAGTTAGTCGAAATGAAGATTTAAGAGAAATTGAGTTTTCAGCCGAAGTCAAAATGACTTCTACTGATGGAAAAGCTTATAACACAAGGGTATTCACGGAAGATGGAATTTACGAGGTGACAATGCTTTCAAAGACTAAAAAAGCGAAAGAGTTTAGAAGATGGATTCGCGGAATACTAAAGTCACTTCGTAAAGGCGATATGAAGCTTGTACAAAATCTAGATAGCTATCAAATAAACGACCCAATCAAAAGGGCTGAGGTGTGGATTAAGGAAGAACAGGAAAGACAGTTTTTGATAGACAAAGTTAGTGACTATGAGCCAAAAGTTAAATACTTAAAACAGATTACAGGCGCAGAAGATACCATGACAATAACGCAGATTGCTAAGGATTATGCTTTAACAGCAAGGAAACTAAATAAAATCCTCTATGAAGAGAAAGTACAGTACAAAGTCGGTAAGCAATGGGTTCTTTTTGCAGACTACCACGATAAAGGCTATACAAAAAGTGAAACGATACATATTCCTCTCGAAGATGGGACTGATAAAGTACGAGTGAATACCAAGTGGACACAGGCGGGCAGGGAGTTTATAGACCAGATTTTGAAAAATCGAGAAGCTAAATTGGCTTAA
- a CDS encoding host-nuclease inhibitor Gam family protein — protein sequence MNELKKNETEKKPFEVTDFGSLNYAFKKISELKGKEQEVQSNVDTELERVITWGERELAPIRNGIKHFESLIEIYHSKKLEENPKENKTISTPYGKARARKVKETTEETDRNAILQHVQASGLDDYILPKLAWGELKKSLRIAEVNGEKVVVDELGQVVEGVAVKPESISYSVEVE from the coding sequence ATGAACGAGCTGAAGAAGAATGAAACAGAAAAAAAGCCGTTTGAGGTCACTGATTTTGGAAGCCTTAATTATGCCTTTAAGAAAATTTCAGAGTTGAAGGGGAAGGAACAGGAGGTTCAAAGCAACGTAGATACCGAGCTTGAAAGGGTAATCACTTGGGGTGAAAGGGAGCTTGCACCGATACGAAATGGTATTAAGCACTTTGAGAGTTTAATAGAAATTTACCATTCTAAGAAACTTGAAGAAAATCCAAAGGAAAATAAAACGATTAGCACGCCATACGGAAAGGCTCGAGCGAGAAAAGTTAAAGAAACGACTGAAGAAACAGATAGAAATGCCATTTTGCAGCATGTGCAAGCATCAGGATTGGATGATTATATTTTACCTAAATTAGCATGGGGAGAGCTTAAAAAATCGCTTAGAATCGCAGAGGTAAACGGTGAGAAAGTCGTCGTCGATGAACTAGGGCAAGTCGTCGAAGGGGTAGCAGTTAAGCCTGAATCTATCAGTTATAGCGTGGAGGTGGAATGA
- a CDS encoding single-stranded DNA-binding protein, which produces MLNNCTFIGRLTRDPELKYLPSGMAIVSFTLAVNRFKKDETDFLQIKAFKKQAENAANYLNKGSMCAVDCRVQTGSYEKDDGQKVYTTDFIAHQVVFLDSKNSSNSNQSQKHEPLVITDEDIPF; this is translated from the coding sequence ATGCTTAATAATTGCACATTTATTGGAAGATTAACACGTGATCCAGAACTCAAATATTTGCCTAGTGGTATGGCCATAGTATCGTTTACCTTGGCGGTTAACCGTTTCAAAAAAGATGAAACTGATTTTCTACAAATTAAAGCATTTAAAAAACAAGCCGAGAATGCAGCCAATTATCTAAATAAAGGCAGCATGTGCGCTGTAGATTGCCGAGTACAAACAGGAAGTTATGAAAAAGATGATGGGCAAAAGGTTTATACTACTGATTTTATCGCTCATCAAGTCGTGTTTTTAGATTCCAAGAATAGTAGCAACAGTAATCAAAGTCAAAAACACGAACCTTTAGTTATAACGGATGAGGACATCCCCTTCTGA
- a CDS encoding dUTP diphosphatase, translating into MQNDLLKLVETQRELRKRIGYNESDRHEKLVLAFLVELGELANETRCFKFWSKKPPSEKKKILEEYSDGFHFVLELGIEIEYDFSEPITISDVPNTTIEQHFLKLSQQICSMRYWSKGGNAFFYKHLLDDYIKLGMLLGFSWEEIVQAYYKKNEINHTRQESGY; encoded by the coding sequence ATGCAAAACGACCTATTAAAGCTAGTTGAAACACAAAGAGAATTAAGGAAAAGAATCGGTTACAACGAATCAGATCGTCACGAAAAGTTAGTATTGGCCTTTTTGGTGGAGCTTGGAGAGTTAGCAAATGAAACACGTTGCTTTAAATTTTGGTCGAAAAAACCACCGAGTGAAAAGAAAAAAATCCTAGAAGAGTATTCAGACGGGTTTCACTTCGTACTGGAATTGGGAATTGAAATTGAATACGATTTTTCAGAACCTATAACTATATCAGATGTACCAAATACAACAATCGAACAACATTTTCTTAAATTATCACAGCAAATTTGCTCGATGAGATATTGGAGCAAAGGTGGTAACGCCTTCTTTTACAAACACCTTCTAGATGATTACATAAAATTGGGGATGTTATTAGGCTTTTCTTGGGAAGAAATTGTACAAGCCTATTACAAGAAAAACGAAATCAATCATACTCGACAGGAGAGTGGGTACTGA
- a CDS encoding ERF family protein, producing MQPPQNEINNLNIYQKLVEVRKKVPYLQKSNQGHQYKYVGSSDVLGAIRSELDKQGLLLLVAVKDHKVTTSGDSAKPVYFTELDIVYTWVNADNPEERIELPFYAQGIDRAGEKGVGKGYTYSEKFFLLKFFNIATDDVDPDAFQEKQQESKPLEKPSESLLNEIKTIWKELAPTFDINKKLQQTYQKNLERLSKEQAESFLQTLKKQKENANA from the coding sequence ATGCAACCACCACAAAACGAAATAAATAATCTTAACATTTATCAAAAGTTAGTTGAAGTCAGAAAGAAAGTTCCATATCTACAAAAGTCTAATCAAGGTCATCAATATAAATATGTGGGAAGTTCTGATGTTTTAGGGGCTATTCGAAGCGAATTGGACAAACAAGGATTATTACTTCTTGTAGCTGTGAAAGACCACAAGGTTACTACAAGTGGAGATAGCGCAAAACCTGTATATTTCACCGAACTAGACATCGTTTATACGTGGGTAAATGCTGACAATCCAGAAGAGAGAATAGAACTCCCGTTTTATGCTCAAGGAATTGATAGAGCAGGAGAAAAGGGCGTGGGCAAAGGGTACACGTATTCGGAAAAATTTTTCCTTCTCAAATTCTTTAACATCGCAACCGATGACGTGGACCCAGACGCTTTCCAAGAAAAGCAGCAAGAAAGCAAGCCCTTGGAAAAGCCAAGTGAAAGCCTACTAAACGAAATAAAAACCATTTGGAAAGAGTTAGCGCCGACCTTTGACATTAACAAAAAGCTCCAACAGACATACCAGAAGAATTTAGAACGACTCAGTAAGGAACAGGCAGAGAGCTTTTTACAAACATTAAAAAAACAAAAGGAGAACGCAAATGCTTAA
- a CDS encoding phBC6A51 family helix-turn-helix protein: MEELKLSQQQLLAAEMIAAGTAPRTEIANIVGCSRTTLYNWMEKNQLFITEVDRIKQETKEWGMNHIKANFAKATIDYWKFIEDTDNPAEKGKGYRYFIDRQLGKPTARHEIEAQGEASDSADADVLDQEFDEDEKEE; the protein is encoded by the coding sequence ATGGAAGAATTAAAGCTTAGTCAACAGCAATTATTGGCGGCTGAAATGATAGCAGCAGGAACAGCACCGAGAACAGAAATAGCGAACATTGTGGGATGTAGTAGAACTACTCTTTATAACTGGATGGAAAAAAATCAGTTGTTTATTACTGAGGTGGACAGGATTAAACAAGAAACAAAAGAATGGGGAATGAATCATATTAAAGCTAATTTTGCCAAAGCCACCATAGACTATTGGAAGTTCATTGAAGATACTGATAACCCTGCCGAGAAAGGGAAAGGGTATAGATACTTTATTGATAGGCAGCTTGGGAAACCTACAGCAAGGCATGAAATCGAAGCACAAGGAGAAGCGTCTGATAGTGCTGATGCTGATGTATTAGATCAAGAGTTTGATGAGGATGAAAAAGAAGAATAG
- a CDS encoding helix-turn-helix domain-containing protein: MESLVEQGKKTIYYENVYVFGQKLKSLRKKRKLSIKAFSKKIGWGYWCVERWEKGDPVGPNTLNMLAEFFNVSPDYLLSANEQLTLF; the protein is encoded by the coding sequence GTGGAATCTTTAGTCGAACAGGGCAAAAAAACAATCTATTATGAAAATGTATATGTGTTTGGACAAAAATTAAAGTCGCTGCGGAAAAAAAGAAAACTATCAATTAAAGCATTTTCTAAAAAAATTGGCTGGGGCTATTGGTGCGTCGAAAGATGGGAAAAAGGCGATCCCGTTGGACCTAATACGTTAAATATGTTGGCAGAATTTTTCAATGTTAGTCCTGATTATTTATTAAGCGCAAATGAACAACTAACTTTATTCTAG
- a CDS encoding helix-turn-helix transcriptional regulator: MDENYKSIIGERLKLLRKKRKFEVNKIIAELDIARSTYTGWESGYRSPNGKYLVQLSKLFNTSVDYITGKTEDDSPIDADELKDILSKSKIKYDGKELTEEQAKKVLDLLEVYLK, translated from the coding sequence GTGGATGAAAACTATAAATCCATAATTGGCGAACGTTTAAAACTCCTTAGAAAGAAAAGGAAATTTGAAGTAAATAAGATTATTGCTGAATTAGATATTGCTAGAAGCACTTACACAGGATGGGAAAGTGGCTATCGCTCTCCTAACGGTAAATATTTAGTACAATTATCTAAGCTCTTCAATACATCTGTGGACTATATAACAGGGAAAACAGAAGATGACTCCCCTATTGATGCTGACGAACTCAAAGACATATTGAGTAAATCTAAAATTAAATATGATGGCAAAGAACTCACTGAGGAGCAAGCTAAGAAGGTGCTAGACCTTCTGGAAGTGTATTTAAAATAA
- a CDS encoding helix-turn-helix transcriptional regulator produces MKRKSESVTNFMKEERLRRHLNQEKVADYVGISRNYYTEIETGRKMPSLMVAIRLSEFFGFDVREFAN; encoded by the coding sequence ATGAAAAGGAAATCAGAATCAGTTACAAATTTCATGAAGGAAGAAAGGTTGAGACGTCATCTCAATCAAGAAAAAGTTGCTGATTACGTCGGAATATCAAGGAACTACTACACAGAGATAGAAACAGGGCGCAAAATGCCATCATTAATGGTTGCAATCAGGCTTTCAGAGTTCTTCGGATTTGACGTCAGAGAATTTGCAAATTAA
- a CDS encoding ERCC4 domain-containing protein: protein MNLAAQMKFSDAEIKQLEKSLIIIYDTREKENKHVTDYFDKRKIRYEKQTMKTGDYSAYLPKNPELGIMRDIYLNAVIERKNSVNELVQSIKNRTTFENELIRGSKNPFLLLVEDGDGYKRILTGKYVSDYNQKALLGSLKSFEARYNFTTVFLDSKLTGNYIYFHFLYRAKELLKGGVI from the coding sequence ATGAATTTAGCTGCACAAATGAAGTTTTCAGACGCCGAAATTAAGCAACTCGAAAAGAGTTTGATAATCATATATGACACCAGGGAAAAGGAAAATAAACACGTTACGGATTACTTTGATAAACGTAAAATTCGATATGAAAAGCAGACGATGAAAACGGGTGACTATTCGGCTTATCTGCCTAAAAATCCAGAGTTAGGCATCATGAGGGATATTTACTTAAATGCTGTGATAGAACGCAAGAATAGTGTTAACGAGCTTGTACAGAGCATTAAGAATAGGACAACCTTTGAAAATGAATTGATAAGGGGTTCAAAGAATCCATTTTTACTACTAGTAGAGGATGGGGATGGATACAAACGCATTTTAACAGGGAAATACGTCAGCGATTACAATCAAAAAGCATTGTTAGGGAGCTTAAAGAGTTTTGAGGCTAGATACAATTTTACAACGGTTTTCCTTGATTCGAAGCTAACAGGGAACTATATATATTTTCATTTTCTGTACAGAGCGAAGGAGCTTCTAAAAGGTGGGGTGATTTGA
- a CDS encoding DEAD/DEAH box helicase family protein — MQVAQENTYTKVTHQVLLHPVPFKQQPQKIAMGQITNELKEYYPQPMGVKAILNKFADGHSIMLANVELNEHKAFRFIASRLFAIDIDDDNQVTSPEEVIFKLKNKIVGLFYTFSHGIKGNRYRLLFQLDRTVTDELKMRGIIEQISKDLIDLGIPADIQAKNPMQIVRGGKSCVLVNENNTLNTTKLLERVQKENLKRQQELYDSFEKDLRPVSFSVLKEMAQKVGYIASGTGDGERWKRIVIGIRHYANLGHITDDEGFELFDIISGGEQSQRAWETLRANGQATIKTLIYEAKQKGYKGKYTYYTESDDVKKTYESEKIKVKRYIPKEVAKEIIGRKKRILVNSPTGSGKTTCFLDAFKDLESKRNHFYIFATPTIALTLQNATKHQLMCVKGQTKNLFKEVNQYIKSGRRIFMSTYDMAPILVEFLRLLDEKITFTLVVDEMHKFVTDYDLSYRYEAIKNLHEISLQATSFIGLSGTIDDIYKNEFETVIDIDNGNPQSPCQEFAVYTYEKKADSLPELAQLIEVWTSRRKLLIYIQSKKKIEMLKKLLQRKGIKVRAINANSKSNPTYKQLVDNETIDEGVQVVLTTSVIADGVNIQNDLEWEVIAVCNDYSNLFNYSSIKQISNRLRNTYRRFSIFMQEPKNKDKESFRLESAYQFWVKIATQIVDEINSHPYFEPKLFRSSVIERRYGIYQSVEGLNIDTLFLRHAVSKEQERYFYAYRLAFVGAVEKALHTKAEEILNISQEIRNKTLDLTYYREILQELDEEEQKEEEVKASSVKDAFTLKVYQAFQEDGEDKLNEFKREVLPIHYACLTKITKIADYETCHKIVNRVERPADTHRFYGAIKSLAEANYLTALNRPNKTKKVLVALLKLKEFMTNEEYDVHVIKIAKKTRTRKADVKSVEKMLTTERSRVNTTRLKRFVGIITLETITSKFDLPIETVKAVTLKYSQGRGKTFETVIKSRFTHIEEQKNGSQNTLF, encoded by the coding sequence GTGCAAGTAGCGCAAGAGAATACATACACAAAGGTGACACATCAAGTGCTTTTGCATCCGGTCCCTTTCAAACAACAACCACAAAAGATAGCAATGGGGCAGATTACAAACGAGCTAAAAGAATACTATCCCCAACCAATGGGAGTAAAAGCGATACTAAATAAATTCGCAGATGGCCACTCTATAATGCTTGCAAATGTGGAATTAAACGAGCATAAGGCATTCCGTTTTATTGCCTCTCGACTATTTGCGATTGATATAGATGATGATAATCAGGTTACTAGTCCAGAAGAAGTCATATTTAAGTTAAAGAATAAGATTGTAGGATTGTTCTATACTTTCTCACACGGAATCAAGGGGAATCGGTACAGATTATTATTTCAACTAGATAGAACAGTCACGGACGAGCTGAAAATGCGGGGAATTATCGAGCAAATTAGTAAGGATTTAATAGACTTGGGCATACCAGCCGACATACAGGCAAAAAATCCGATGCAAATTGTCCGAGGTGGGAAAAGTTGCGTTCTTGTAAACGAAAATAATACTCTGAACACTACCAAGCTACTAGAACGAGTACAAAAAGAGAATTTAAAAAGGCAACAGGAGCTATATGACTCGTTTGAAAAAGACCTACGTCCAGTATCATTTAGCGTGCTAAAAGAAATGGCTCAAAAGGTTGGTTATATCGCTTCTGGAACGGGTGACGGTGAACGGTGGAAACGGATAGTCATTGGTATTCGTCACTATGCTAACTTGGGGCATATAACGGATGATGAAGGGTTCGAGCTGTTTGACATTATATCAGGTGGAGAACAGTCACAAAGGGCTTGGGAAACGCTACGAGCGAACGGACAAGCGACAATCAAAACATTAATATATGAAGCTAAACAAAAGGGGTACAAGGGGAAATACACGTACTACACAGAGAGCGACGACGTAAAGAAAACCTATGAATCTGAAAAAATTAAGGTGAAACGCTATATACCTAAAGAAGTAGCAAAAGAGATCATTGGTAGGAAAAAACGGATTTTAGTAAATTCTCCTACTGGAAGTGGGAAAACAACGTGCTTTCTCGACGCCTTTAAAGACCTTGAGAGCAAGCGAAACCACTTTTATATCTTTGCTACTCCAACGATTGCTTTAACGCTACAGAACGCCACCAAGCATCAATTAATGTGTGTTAAGGGGCAAACGAAGAACCTTTTTAAAGAAGTGAATCAATATATCAAAAGTGGGCGACGGATTTTTATGTCCACCTATGACATGGCTCCGATATTAGTTGAGTTTTTGAGACTCCTAGATGAAAAGATTACTTTCACCTTAGTTGTAGATGAAATGCACAAATTCGTTACCGATTACGATTTAAGCTATAGATATGAAGCTATCAAAAACCTTCATGAAATCAGTTTGCAAGCCACGTCTTTTATAGGGTTGAGTGGCACGATTGACGACATATACAAAAACGAGTTTGAAACAGTCATAGACATTGACAATGGCAACCCACAGTCACCATGTCAGGAATTTGCGGTGTACACGTACGAGAAAAAAGCCGACTCATTACCAGAGTTAGCCCAACTAATTGAGGTCTGGACGAGTCGAAGAAAATTATTAATCTATATTCAGTCAAAAAAGAAAATCGAAATGTTAAAGAAGTTACTCCAGCGCAAAGGTATCAAGGTGCGGGCTATTAATGCCAATAGTAAGAGCAACCCGACCTATAAGCAATTAGTAGATAACGAGACCATTGACGAAGGTGTCCAAGTGGTACTAACTACAAGCGTTATAGCTGACGGAGTTAATATACAAAACGACCTTGAATGGGAAGTCATTGCGGTTTGTAACGATTATTCAAACCTGTTTAACTACTCGTCTATCAAACAAATATCGAACAGGCTTCGGAACACTTACAGACGCTTCTCCATCTTTATGCAGGAGCCTAAGAATAAAGATAAAGAGTCATTTAGATTAGAAAGTGCTTACCAATTTTGGGTGAAAATTGCCACTCAAATTGTAGATGAAATTAATAGCCATCCTTACTTTGAACCGAAATTATTTCGTTCAAGCGTCATTGAGCGAAGATATGGAATTTATCAGAGTGTAGAAGGCTTAAATATAGATACATTGTTTTTAAGGCATGCTGTTTCAAAGGAACAAGAGAGGTACTTTTACGCTTATCGCCTAGCCTTTGTAGGTGCTGTAGAAAAGGCATTGCATACAAAGGCAGAGGAAATTTTAAATATATCGCAAGAAATCAGAAATAAAACGTTAGATCTTACTTATTACCGTGAAATTCTCCAGGAGCTAGATGAAGAAGAGCAAAAAGAGGAAGAAGTGAAGGCGTCCAGCGTAAAAGATGCCTTTACATTAAAAGTATACCAAGCCTTCCAGGAGGACGGCGAGGACAAATTAAACGAGTTTAAACGGGAAGTGTTACCTATACATTATGCGTGTCTCACCAAAATTACTAAAATAGCAGATTATGAAACGTGCCACAAAATAGTAAACAGGGTAGAGCGCCCAGCCGACACGCACAGATTCTACGGAGCAATTAAAAGTTTAGCCGAGGCAAACTATTTAACCGCACTCAATCGCCCAAACAAGACCAAAAAGGTATTAGTAGCATTGCTAAAGCTAAAAGAGTTTATGACTAATGAAGAATATGACGTTCATGTCATTAAAATAGCCAAGAAGACACGCACAAGGAAAGCAGACGTGAAGTCAGTAGAAAAAATGCTGACCACCGAGAGATCGCGCGTCAACACCACACGCTTAAAACGATTTGTAGGCATCATTACACTTGAAACCATTACAAGTAAATTTGATTTACCAATAGAAACGGTTAAGGCAGTTACATTGAAATATAGCCAAGGTAGAGGAAAGACATTTGAAACAGTAATAAAAAGCAGATTTACACATATTGAAGAGCAAAAAAATGGCAGTCAAAACACACTATTTTAA